The following coding sequences lie in one Fundulus heteroclitus isolate FHET01 chromosome 20, MU-UCD_Fhet_4.1, whole genome shotgun sequence genomic window:
- the LOC105928019 gene encoding immunoglobulin-like and fibronectin type III domain-containing protein 1 isoform X1, with protein sequence MSSKTPKNEPKTVAIKKRSRVPGVMITQFVEQLPPGKSIPDFARKPMTTTVQEGKKAFFKAMVSGEPPPAVTWGRTKGEMNDPEKYSTRYDERSREHVLEILSVKLDEADSYKCFATNEYGQAVCAVTLNVNEAFNKKTQNANGSKEPATQNFRAMLKKTTVVTRKKQLPVQKEGEIDPKLLELLLSAHKKDYERICLEFGVTDFRWLLKKLKQMKKEREDEQSKVVEKLENVKQIEMKSTGRAEFSFDMKLRDPNSAVNLYKDGTMIQYDDDKNSKHSLQKTDTNYLFSIKDPQQEDAGFYQVDVEETNVLTTDFQVPDVGFEAKLKDTKVTLNKDAIFQCVLSTPLNKITWSKEDTSLESGGKYEITISEDKLTHTLRIKDCQLADKGTYYAIAGITSSSASLAVQDDSSGRKSTKASDKTKQVSEQQLKFPEEGTENDDSDKSDKVAQGNVDDGKGRDGGGGDDGNGEGIDDGTGKENDGDKGDEDKSTTDDGSDKNKKKSRAALLGDDSMLDRRAQFVRGLSDLNAKVGERAELSCKLNNETSEGRWYKNGKLLTEEDGVKIIKDGACHILVIECCKEDDTAVYRFEAEGRKSEATLNVQDPPRIDPDALGKFTNPVIVRVGENAEWKLPYTGGAPMNIQWYKNDDELLPAINVKIDKSDNESQLRLTKCQRKDTGEVKIKIKNEFGVIEAVSKLIVLDKPTPPQGPVEIVESAVTSVEFKWKPPKDNGGCPITNYIIERQQVGRNKWSNLGEIPGNPSYKDTDVDPGRRYCYRIRAKNAEGISDYLQTADIPAGVLSYPGQPSTPKVVSAFRDCINLSWCPLCDTGGTKILGYNLEKNKTGTNYWSLVNQKGPITDTKFAVKDVFEGAAYRFRVSAINLSGAGEPSIPCEAVIARDPKKPPGKVTDLKLTSSSYTTFSLSWTKPKEVKGIEDEAQGYYVEIRPIESLEWTRCNATPISLTSYTVLGLKAMAAYWVRVIATNYGGDGEPQGFDNYLIAMPPPVRPRFKDRNMKTLMVVKSGNTVRLNINFEASPMPDISWVKDGIPLLKHVTITNSDRGSQLLIPTSERSDSGIYTITVKNIVGQESFSVEIRVTDDPKPPGPIELDQNIPGTVTLSWTPSPDEKRDDRLHYMVSKRDSFKRTWRTVADNLFNNKFTVVNIMPGREYYFRVFAKNDMGLSPPSESPMFALKKEKEKFKVDMPQMKALDFQSPPSFIIPLKRRTAPKGYECEMSCAVKGNPAPRVTWYHNNISLNTNTNYHITNVCGVCSLLILRVAPQDNGEYKVIIENKLGSAESTMTLNVRE encoded by the exons ATGAGTTCTAAAACTCCTAAAAACGAGCCAAAAACAG TGGCTATCAAGAAAAGGTCCCGAGTCCCTGGTGTAATGATAACTCAGTTTGTAGAGCAACTTCCACCGGGAAAATCCATACCCGACTTTGCCCGAAAACCAATGACTACAACTGTTCAAGAGG gtaaaaaagccttttttaagGCTATGGTGAGTGGAGAGCCACCACCAGCCGTTACATGGGGCCGCACCAAAGGTGAAATGAATGACCCGGAAAAGTACAGCACCAGATATGATGAAAGATCTCGGGAACATGTTCTTGAG ATACTCAGTGTAAAACTTGACGAAGCGGACAGTTACAAGTGCTTCGCAACCAATGAGTATGGACAAGCAGTCTGTGCCGTCACACTGAACGTCAATGAAG CCTTCAACAAGAAAACCCAAAACG CAAATGGGTCAAAGGAGCCGGCCACACAAAATTTCAGAGCAATGCTTAAGAAAAC AACTGTAGtcaccagaaaaaaacaactcccTGTACAAAAAGAGGGAGAAATTGATCCTAAACTCTTGGAACTGCTTTTGAGTGCACATAAGAAAGATTATGAAAGAATCTGTTTGGAGTTTGGAGTTACCGACTTTCGCTGGTTACTGAAGAAACTCAAGCAGATGAAAAAGGAGAGGGAAGATGAGCAATCAAAG GTTGTAGAAAAGCtggaaaatgtgaaacaaattgaaatgaaatcaaCTGGACGAGCTGAATTTAGCTTCGACATGAAACTACGAGATCCCAACAGTGCAGTTAATTTATACAAG GATGGGACAATGATTCAATATGATGATGACAAAAACTCGAAGCACAGCCTTCAGAAAACAGACACAAACTATCTTTTCAGCATCAAAGACCCTCAGCAAGAGGATGCTGGATTTTATCAGGTTGATGTTGAAGAGACCAATGTTCTTACAACTGACTTTCAAG TACCGGATGTGGGGTTTGAGGCAAAACTTAAGGACACTAAGGTCACTCTAAATAAGGATGCCATCTTCCAGTGTGTTTTGTCAACACCACTCAACAAAATTACTTGGTCAAAGGAGGACACATCACTTGAATCTGGTGGTAAATATGAGATCACCATCTCAGAGGACAAACTTACTCACACACTGCGGATAAAGGATTGCCAGTTGGCGGATAAGGGAACATACTATGCCATTGCTGGCATTACCTCCAGCAGTGCCTCACTTGCAGTCCAAG ATGATTCAAGTGGACGTAAGAGCACCAAGGCCAGTGACAAGACTAAACAGGTgtcagagcagcagctgaagTTTCCAGAAGAAGGCACTGAGAATGATGATTCAGATAAATCAGACAAAGTTGCACAGGGAAACGTAGATGATGGCAAAGGACGAGATGGAGGGGGTGGGGATGATGGTAATGGTGAAGGAATTGATGACGGAACAGGCAAAGAAAATGATGGAGACAAGGGTGATGAAGATAAGAGcacaacagatgatggcagtgataagaacaagaaaaaatcCAGAGCTGCTCTTTTGGGTGACGACTCTATGTTAG ATCGCAGAGCTCAGTTTGTCCGAGGATTGTCAGATCTGAATGCCAAAGTTGGGGAACGAGCAGAGCTGTCCTGCAAACTAAATAATGAGACTTCTGAAGGACGCTGGTATAAAAATGGAAAGCTG CTGACAGAGGAGGATGGTGTAAAGATAATCAAAGATGGAGCCTGTCACATACTGGTGATTGAATGCTGTAAAGAAGATGACACTGCTGTGTACCGCTTTGAAGCCGAAGGGCGCAAATCAGAGGCAACGCTGAATGTTCAAG ACCCACCACGAATTGATCCTGATGCACTAGGCAAATTCACAAATCCAGTCATTGTTAGGGTAGGAGAGAATGCCGAATGGAAGCTGCCATATACTGGTGGAGCACCAATGAACATACAGTGGTACAAGAATGATGACGAGCTTCTACCGGCCATCAATGTAAAAATTGACAAATCTGACAATGAGAGCCAGCTGCGCCTTACCAAGTGTCAAAGGAAAGACACTGGAGAAGTCAAGATCAAAATAAAGAACGAGTTTGGCGTCATAGAAGCAGTGTCAAAGCTTATAGTACTTG ACAAACCAACACCCCCACAAGGCCCTGTAGAGATAGTAGAAAGTGCTGTAACTTCTGTTGAATTCAAATGGAAACCACCTAAAGACAACGGTGGTTGTCCGATCACAAACTATATCATAGAACGGCAACAAGTTGGTAGAAATAAGTGGTCAAACCTTGGAGAGATCCCTGGCAACCCTAGCTACAAAGACACTGATGTGGATCCTGGCCGAAGATACTGCTACAGGATCAGGGCCAAGAACGCTGAGGGCATCAGTGATTACCTGCAGACAGCGGACATACCAGCTGGTGTATTAT CTTATCCTGGACAACCATCAACACCCAAAGTGGTGAGTGCCTTCAGAGACTGCATCAACCTGTCATGGTGTCCACTGTGTGATACAGGGGGAACCAAAATATTGGGATACAATTTAGAGAAGAACAAGACAGGCACAAATTACTGGAGCCTTGTAAACCAAAAAGGGCCAATTACAG ATACAAAGTTTGCAGTGAAAGATGTCTTTGAGGGTGCTGCATATCGATTCAGAGTGTCTGCCATCAATCTATCTGGCGCTGGAGAACCCAGTATCCCATGTGAGGCAGTTATTGCAAGAGATCCCAAGA AACCTCCGGGGAAAGTGACAGACCTTAAATTAACATCCTCCAGCTACACAACATTTTCATTGTCTTGGACTAAACCCAAAGAAGTGAAAGGCATAGAAGATGAGGCCCAGGGTTATTATGTGGAGATCAGACCAATAGAGAGCCTTGAATGGACGCGCTGTAATGCCACTCCAATTAGTTTAACTTCCTACACTGTGCTGGGCCTCAAAGCCATGGCTGCATACTGGGTGAGAGTAATTGCCACAAATTATGGAGGGGATGGAGAACCTCAAGGCTTTGATAATTACCTCATTGCCATGCCACCTCCTG TGAGGCCAAGGTTTAAGGACCGCAATATGAAGACTTTGATGGTGGTAAAATCTGGAAATACTGTTCGACTCAACATCAATTTTGAG GCTTCCCCGATGCCTGATATCTCTTGGGTAAAGGATGGAATTCCTTTACTCAAACATGTGACCATAACCAACTCAGATCGAGGATCTCAGTTGTTAATTCCCACATCTGAGAGGTCAGATAGTGGCATCTACACAATCACAGTGAAGAACATTGTTGGTCAGGAAAGCTTCAGTGTGGAAATCAGAGTTACAG ATGATCCTAAGCCTCCAGGTCCCATAGAGCTGGATCAAAACATTCCAGGAACGGTGACCCTCAGTTGGACCCCTTCTCCAGATGAGAAAAGAGATGACAGACTACACTACATGGTATCCAAGAGGGACTCCTTCAAACGCACTTGGAGGACAGTAGCTGACAACCTGTTCAACAACAAGTTCACGGTTGTCAACATTATGCCTGGACGGGAGTACTACTTCAGGGTGTTTGCGAAAAACGACATGGGCCTGTCACCACCATCTGAATCCCccatgtttgctttaaaaaaggaaaaag
- the LOC105928019 gene encoding immunoglobulin-like and fibronectin type III domain-containing protein 1 isoform X2, with the protein MAIKKRSRVPGVMITQFVEQLPPGKSIPDFARKPMTTTVQEGKKAFFKAMVSGEPPPAVTWGRTKGEMNDPEKYSTRYDERSREHVLEILSVKLDEADSYKCFATNEYGQAVCAVTLNVNEAFNKKTQNANGSKEPATQNFRAMLKKTTVVTRKKQLPVQKEGEIDPKLLELLLSAHKKDYERICLEFGVTDFRWLLKKLKQMKKEREDEQSKVVEKLENVKQIEMKSTGRAEFSFDMKLRDPNSAVNLYKDGTMIQYDDDKNSKHSLQKTDTNYLFSIKDPQQEDAGFYQVDVEETNVLTTDFQVPDVGFEAKLKDTKVTLNKDAIFQCVLSTPLNKITWSKEDTSLESGGKYEITISEDKLTHTLRIKDCQLADKGTYYAIAGITSSSASLAVQDDSSGRKSTKASDKTKQVSEQQLKFPEEGTENDDSDKSDKVAQGNVDDGKGRDGGGGDDGNGEGIDDGTGKENDGDKGDEDKSTTDDGSDKNKKKSRAALLGDDSMLDRRAQFVRGLSDLNAKVGERAELSCKLNNETSEGRWYKNGKLLTEEDGVKIIKDGACHILVIECCKEDDTAVYRFEAEGRKSEATLNVQDPPRIDPDALGKFTNPVIVRVGENAEWKLPYTGGAPMNIQWYKNDDELLPAINVKIDKSDNESQLRLTKCQRKDTGEVKIKIKNEFGVIEAVSKLIVLDKPTPPQGPVEIVESAVTSVEFKWKPPKDNGGCPITNYIIERQQVGRNKWSNLGEIPGNPSYKDTDVDPGRRYCYRIRAKNAEGISDYLQTADIPAGVLSYPGQPSTPKVVSAFRDCINLSWCPLCDTGGTKILGYNLEKNKTGTNYWSLVNQKGPITDTKFAVKDVFEGAAYRFRVSAINLSGAGEPSIPCEAVIARDPKKPPGKVTDLKLTSSSYTTFSLSWTKPKEVKGIEDEAQGYYVEIRPIESLEWTRCNATPISLTSYTVLGLKAMAAYWVRVIATNYGGDGEPQGFDNYLIAMPPPVRPRFKDRNMKTLMVVKSGNTVRLNINFEASPMPDISWVKDGIPLLKHVTITNSDRGSQLLIPTSERSDSGIYTITVKNIVGQESFSVEIRVTDDPKPPGPIELDQNIPGTVTLSWTPSPDEKRDDRLHYMVSKRDSFKRTWRTVADNLFNNKFTVVNIMPGREYYFRVFAKNDMGLSPPSESPMFALKKEKEKFKVDMPQMKALDFQSPPSFIIPLKRRTAPKGYECEMSCAVKGNPAPRVTWYHNNISLNTNTNYHITNVCGVCSLLILRVAPQDNGEYKVIIENKLGSAESTMTLNVRE; encoded by the exons A TGGCTATCAAGAAAAGGTCCCGAGTCCCTGGTGTAATGATAACTCAGTTTGTAGAGCAACTTCCACCGGGAAAATCCATACCCGACTTTGCCCGAAAACCAATGACTACAACTGTTCAAGAGG gtaaaaaagccttttttaagGCTATGGTGAGTGGAGAGCCACCACCAGCCGTTACATGGGGCCGCACCAAAGGTGAAATGAATGACCCGGAAAAGTACAGCACCAGATATGATGAAAGATCTCGGGAACATGTTCTTGAG ATACTCAGTGTAAAACTTGACGAAGCGGACAGTTACAAGTGCTTCGCAACCAATGAGTATGGACAAGCAGTCTGTGCCGTCACACTGAACGTCAATGAAG CCTTCAACAAGAAAACCCAAAACG CAAATGGGTCAAAGGAGCCGGCCACACAAAATTTCAGAGCAATGCTTAAGAAAAC AACTGTAGtcaccagaaaaaaacaactcccTGTACAAAAAGAGGGAGAAATTGATCCTAAACTCTTGGAACTGCTTTTGAGTGCACATAAGAAAGATTATGAAAGAATCTGTTTGGAGTTTGGAGTTACCGACTTTCGCTGGTTACTGAAGAAACTCAAGCAGATGAAAAAGGAGAGGGAAGATGAGCAATCAAAG GTTGTAGAAAAGCtggaaaatgtgaaacaaattgaaatgaaatcaaCTGGACGAGCTGAATTTAGCTTCGACATGAAACTACGAGATCCCAACAGTGCAGTTAATTTATACAAG GATGGGACAATGATTCAATATGATGATGACAAAAACTCGAAGCACAGCCTTCAGAAAACAGACACAAACTATCTTTTCAGCATCAAAGACCCTCAGCAAGAGGATGCTGGATTTTATCAGGTTGATGTTGAAGAGACCAATGTTCTTACAACTGACTTTCAAG TACCGGATGTGGGGTTTGAGGCAAAACTTAAGGACACTAAGGTCACTCTAAATAAGGATGCCATCTTCCAGTGTGTTTTGTCAACACCACTCAACAAAATTACTTGGTCAAAGGAGGACACATCACTTGAATCTGGTGGTAAATATGAGATCACCATCTCAGAGGACAAACTTACTCACACACTGCGGATAAAGGATTGCCAGTTGGCGGATAAGGGAACATACTATGCCATTGCTGGCATTACCTCCAGCAGTGCCTCACTTGCAGTCCAAG ATGATTCAAGTGGACGTAAGAGCACCAAGGCCAGTGACAAGACTAAACAGGTgtcagagcagcagctgaagTTTCCAGAAGAAGGCACTGAGAATGATGATTCAGATAAATCAGACAAAGTTGCACAGGGAAACGTAGATGATGGCAAAGGACGAGATGGAGGGGGTGGGGATGATGGTAATGGTGAAGGAATTGATGACGGAACAGGCAAAGAAAATGATGGAGACAAGGGTGATGAAGATAAGAGcacaacagatgatggcagtgataagaacaagaaaaaatcCAGAGCTGCTCTTTTGGGTGACGACTCTATGTTAG ATCGCAGAGCTCAGTTTGTCCGAGGATTGTCAGATCTGAATGCCAAAGTTGGGGAACGAGCAGAGCTGTCCTGCAAACTAAATAATGAGACTTCTGAAGGACGCTGGTATAAAAATGGAAAGCTG CTGACAGAGGAGGATGGTGTAAAGATAATCAAAGATGGAGCCTGTCACATACTGGTGATTGAATGCTGTAAAGAAGATGACACTGCTGTGTACCGCTTTGAAGCCGAAGGGCGCAAATCAGAGGCAACGCTGAATGTTCAAG ACCCACCACGAATTGATCCTGATGCACTAGGCAAATTCACAAATCCAGTCATTGTTAGGGTAGGAGAGAATGCCGAATGGAAGCTGCCATATACTGGTGGAGCACCAATGAACATACAGTGGTACAAGAATGATGACGAGCTTCTACCGGCCATCAATGTAAAAATTGACAAATCTGACAATGAGAGCCAGCTGCGCCTTACCAAGTGTCAAAGGAAAGACACTGGAGAAGTCAAGATCAAAATAAAGAACGAGTTTGGCGTCATAGAAGCAGTGTCAAAGCTTATAGTACTTG ACAAACCAACACCCCCACAAGGCCCTGTAGAGATAGTAGAAAGTGCTGTAACTTCTGTTGAATTCAAATGGAAACCACCTAAAGACAACGGTGGTTGTCCGATCACAAACTATATCATAGAACGGCAACAAGTTGGTAGAAATAAGTGGTCAAACCTTGGAGAGATCCCTGGCAACCCTAGCTACAAAGACACTGATGTGGATCCTGGCCGAAGATACTGCTACAGGATCAGGGCCAAGAACGCTGAGGGCATCAGTGATTACCTGCAGACAGCGGACATACCAGCTGGTGTATTAT CTTATCCTGGACAACCATCAACACCCAAAGTGGTGAGTGCCTTCAGAGACTGCATCAACCTGTCATGGTGTCCACTGTGTGATACAGGGGGAACCAAAATATTGGGATACAATTTAGAGAAGAACAAGACAGGCACAAATTACTGGAGCCTTGTAAACCAAAAAGGGCCAATTACAG ATACAAAGTTTGCAGTGAAAGATGTCTTTGAGGGTGCTGCATATCGATTCAGAGTGTCTGCCATCAATCTATCTGGCGCTGGAGAACCCAGTATCCCATGTGAGGCAGTTATTGCAAGAGATCCCAAGA AACCTCCGGGGAAAGTGACAGACCTTAAATTAACATCCTCCAGCTACACAACATTTTCATTGTCTTGGACTAAACCCAAAGAAGTGAAAGGCATAGAAGATGAGGCCCAGGGTTATTATGTGGAGATCAGACCAATAGAGAGCCTTGAATGGACGCGCTGTAATGCCACTCCAATTAGTTTAACTTCCTACACTGTGCTGGGCCTCAAAGCCATGGCTGCATACTGGGTGAGAGTAATTGCCACAAATTATGGAGGGGATGGAGAACCTCAAGGCTTTGATAATTACCTCATTGCCATGCCACCTCCTG TGAGGCCAAGGTTTAAGGACCGCAATATGAAGACTTTGATGGTGGTAAAATCTGGAAATACTGTTCGACTCAACATCAATTTTGAG GCTTCCCCGATGCCTGATATCTCTTGGGTAAAGGATGGAATTCCTTTACTCAAACATGTGACCATAACCAACTCAGATCGAGGATCTCAGTTGTTAATTCCCACATCTGAGAGGTCAGATAGTGGCATCTACACAATCACAGTGAAGAACATTGTTGGTCAGGAAAGCTTCAGTGTGGAAATCAGAGTTACAG ATGATCCTAAGCCTCCAGGTCCCATAGAGCTGGATCAAAACATTCCAGGAACGGTGACCCTCAGTTGGACCCCTTCTCCAGATGAGAAAAGAGATGACAGACTACACTACATGGTATCCAAGAGGGACTCCTTCAAACGCACTTGGAGGACAGTAGCTGACAACCTGTTCAACAACAAGTTCACGGTTGTCAACATTATGCCTGGACGGGAGTACTACTTCAGGGTGTTTGCGAAAAACGACATGGGCCTGTCACCACCATCTGAATCCCccatgtttgctttaaaaaaggaaaaag